From one Mucilaginibacter inviolabilis genomic stretch:
- a CDS encoding cupin domain-containing protein produces the protein MKALFITILTLLSPCFSRLNSPGLPHRKIQSEITETYLLKTLLNQPGISNKEVQMLVVTFPPASVSPAHRHPFPTFGYLLEGELESTFEGKTHHYKPGDSFYEKPNGLHAVTRNSSKNKPAKLLVFFIAEKNKPTTVPVKTK, from the coding sequence ATGAAAGCACTATTTATAACCATACTAACCCTTTTGTCTCCGTGTTTTAGCAGGCTAAATTCGCCGGGGCTTCCGCATCGGAAAATACAAAGTGAGATAACCGAAACCTACCTGCTCAAAACATTGCTGAACCAGCCAGGCATCAGTAATAAAGAAGTACAAATGCTGGTGGTGACCTTTCCGCCGGCAAGTGTATCCCCTGCGCACAGGCATCCTTTTCCAACTTTTGGCTATTTGTTGGAAGGCGAGTTGGAGTCGACTTTTGAAGGCAAAACCCATCATTATAAACCAGGTGATTCATTTTATGAAAAACCTAATGGCTTGCACGCCGTAACCCGGAACAGCAGCAAGAATAAACCTGCAAAGCTGCTCGTATTCTTTATTGCCGAAAAAAATAAACCTACTACCGTACCTGTAAAAACCAAATAA
- a CDS encoding EamA family transporter, with product MKTATSNKPSTLLVVIAFAIVYVVWGSTYFFIQMAVHGFPPMLMGAVRFFTAGVLLLTWCRLKGDKLWVKRDIITSAISGLLMLFVGTGIVFWAERTLPSAMVAILVSANPIWFVILDRMNWKVNFKSRTTIAGLILGFAGVILLFGEAISKSLSGAISREQLTGLILLLAGPIAWSAGSLVSKKRGSDAPARVNTSWQMIISGLAFIPASLFTHELGAFHLASVPLQSWLAIAYLIFFGSIAAFSAYVWLLKVRPATEVSTHSYVNPVIAVLLGVLFAHENISALQIFGLVVILISVLLVNLSKYGKITFIRRWFGLGKHNDKLVEHLSSAQRTKICLD from the coding sequence ATGAAAACTGCAACATCAAATAAACCATCAACCCTTTTAGTGGTAATAGCCTTTGCCATAGTTTACGTAGTATGGGGCTCCACCTATTTTTTTATACAAATGGCCGTGCATGGCTTTCCGCCTATGTTGATGGGTGCTGTGCGCTTTTTTACAGCTGGTGTATTGTTATTAACCTGGTGCCGGCTAAAAGGCGACAAACTATGGGTTAAAAGAGATATCATTACTTCGGCTATCAGTGGTTTGCTGATGCTTTTTGTAGGAACTGGTATTGTGTTCTGGGCCGAACGCACCCTGCCAAGCGCCATGGTAGCTATCCTGGTATCAGCCAATCCCATCTGGTTTGTGATTTTGGACAGGATGAACTGGAAGGTTAATTTTAAAAGCCGTACAACCATCGCCGGGTTGATATTGGGCTTTGCCGGGGTGATTCTGTTATTTGGTGAAGCCATCAGCAAATCATTATCAGGCGCTATAAGCCGGGAACAATTAACAGGATTGATCTTGTTGCTGGCCGGCCCGATTGCCTGGTCGGCAGGTTCGCTTGTTTCTAAAAAACGGGGCAGCGATGCTCCGGCACGGGTAAATACGTCATGGCAAATGATCATTTCCGGATTGGCCTTTATTCCAGCGAGTTTGTTTACTCATGAGCTTGGGGCATTTCATTTGGCCAGTGTCCCCTTACAATCATGGCTGGCTATAGCTTACCTGATCTTCTTTGGTTCTATTGCCGCATTTAGCGCTTATGTATGGTTGTTGAAAGTTCGCCCGGCAACAGAGGTAAGCACACACTCCTACGTAAATCCGGTTATTGCCGTTCTGCTGGGCGTACTGTTTGCCCATGAAAACATTTCGGCTCTGCAAATATTTGGTCTGGTAGTGATATTGATCAGCGTGTTATTGGTGAATTTAAGCAAATATGGTAAAATCACCTTTATACGTCGGTGGTTTGGATTGGGTAAGCATAATGATAAATTAGTAGAACATTTAAGCTCTGCCCAGCGTACTAAGATCTGTCTGGATTAA
- a CDS encoding DoxX family protein has translation MKKINIIYWIFTILLLAAMGLGAIPDLLSMPDALAVFKHLGYPAYLSPFLGAAKLLGVIAILIPGFPRIKEWVYAGFVFDLTGATYSSLAIGTQVLQVLPMLIGFALIIGSYIYHHKRLKAKQV, from the coding sequence ATGAAAAAAATCAACATCATTTACTGGATCTTCACCATTTTACTTTTGGCTGCTATGGGATTAGGAGCCATTCCCGATCTGTTGTCAATGCCTGATGCGCTAGCCGTATTTAAACACTTGGGTTATCCGGCTTATTTGTCGCCTTTTTTGGGTGCTGCTAAGCTATTGGGGGTAATAGCTATTTTAATTCCCGGTTTTCCGAGGATTAAGGAATGGGTATACGCGGGGTTTGTTTTTGACCTTACGGGAGCTACCTATTCTTCCCTGGCGATAGGCACACAGGTACTGCAGGTATTGCCTATGTTAATTGGTTTCGCTCTAATCATCGGATCGTACATTTATCATCACAAACGACTAAAAGCCAAACAAGTTTAA
- a CDS encoding VOC family protein, with translation MANINSYLTFNGNCLEAMTFYKECLGGELTFQTVGELALPLNEPMPPCMENCVVHATLIKGDMILTASDMVPENGLIKGNSVSLLLSCNTEDEAREYYTRLSTNGEATHPLEDTFWGALFGDLVDKYGNQWLINFENTR, from the coding sequence ATGGCAAATATCAATTCATACCTCACTTTTAATGGTAATTGCCTGGAGGCAATGACCTTTTATAAAGAATGTCTTGGCGGCGAACTCACTTTTCAAACTGTTGGTGAACTGGCCTTACCACTTAATGAGCCAATGCCCCCTTGTATGGAAAACTGCGTGGTACATGCCACCCTCATTAAAGGTGACATGATACTTACTGCCTCTGATATGGTACCCGAAAATGGATTGATCAAAGGCAACTCGGTATCCTTATTGTTAAGCTGTAATACTGAAGACGAAGCCCGTGAATATTACACCCGTTTATCCACCAATGGCGAAGCTACCCATCCTTTGGAAGATACTTTTTGGGGTGCCTTATTTGGTGATTTGGTTGATAAATATGGTAACCAATGGCTAATTAATTTTGAGAACACGCGTTAA
- a CDS encoding efflux RND transporter periplasmic adaptor subunit, which translates to MKFKSIIVLAAATSMLAACSSNQTPVNIAAASTSKKSAYETGIITEKALSSKARLPGQLKPFNEVNIFPKVNGFVKQLYVDRGTIVKKGQLLMTLEAPEMESQLQAANSRFLQAQENAIASKEKYQRLKEAAKEPGSVSPLDLDNASAKMKADEAMARSEQSNVASVRTIQDYLNIRAPFDGMIVQRNVSPGALVSPGKGTDQPMLILQDISKMRLEVFIPEDYVDKVDLLQPVTFVFNAMPGSEQTAKISRSANSLGSMRSEAIEIDVQNKNGQLKPGMYAEVRIPMLSGAKSLLVPNNAIVRSTEREYVVTVKQGKAALVDIKEGLARNDSTEVFGNLKAGDQIINHPGDELKAGTTIN; encoded by the coding sequence ATGAAATTTAAATCAATCATAGTATTAGCAGCTGCAACCAGTATGCTGGCAGCCTGCTCCAGTAACCAAACGCCGGTCAATATTGCAGCGGCTTCTACCAGCAAAAAATCAGCGTACGAAACCGGTATTATAACCGAAAAAGCGCTTTCGAGCAAGGCTCGTCTGCCCGGGCAATTAAAGCCTTTTAATGAAGTAAACATTTTCCCGAAGGTGAACGGCTTTGTAAAGCAACTATATGTTGACCGCGGCACCATTGTAAAAAAAGGGCAGTTGCTGATGACATTGGAAGCTCCTGAAATGGAATCGCAATTACAGGCAGCCAATTCCCGCTTTTTGCAGGCCCAGGAAAACGCCATTGCCAGTAAAGAAAAATACCAGCGACTAAAAGAAGCGGCTAAAGAACCCGGCTCCGTATCCCCGCTTGATCTGGACAATGCCTCGGCCAAAATGAAAGCCGATGAGGCCATGGCCCGGTCGGAGCAATCCAATGTGGCATCGGTACGTACCATACAGGATTACCTGAATATTCGCGCACCATTTGATGGTATGATCGTACAACGTAATGTATCACCGGGAGCACTGGTATCGCCTGGCAAAGGCACTGATCAGCCGATGCTGATTTTGCAGGACATCAGCAAAATGCGTTTGGAGGTGTTTATTCCCGAAGATTATGTAGACAAGGTAGATCTGCTGCAGCCTGTTACCTTTGTATTTAATGCCATGCCCGGCAGCGAACAAACCGCTAAAATAAGCCGTTCGGCCAATTCATTGGGCAGCATGCGATCAGAGGCCATTGAGATTGATGTGCAAAACAAAAACGGGCAGTTAAAACCGGGTATGTATGCCGAAGTAAGGATCCCCATGCTTTCTGGCGCCAAATCATTATTGGTTCCAAACAATGCCATTGTACGGTCGACAGAACGCGAGTATGTCGTTACCGTTAAACAAGGCAAGGCAGCATTGGTCGACATCAAAGAAGGTTTAGCCAGAAATGATTCCACCGAAGTATTTGGCAACCTGAAAGCCGGCGATCAGATCATTAACCACCCCGGTGATGAACTGAAAGCCGGAACGACGATCAATTAA